DNA from Pseudomonas putida:
GCTCGAAACATTATGTCGCTGGTCATGTGCCCGGGAACCTGTGCACCATGACGCGCGTGCAATCCACAACAGGGGATATCCCACTTATGCAACGTTTTCTTAGCATCGCACTGGCGCTCTGCGTCGGCCTGACGCTGAGCCTGGACGCCAACGCCAAGCGTTTCGGCGGCGGTAAGAGCTCGGGCTCCGCGCCTATTCACCAGACCCGCCAGGCTACGCCAACCACGCCTGCCGCCGCGCCGACCGCACCTGGTCGTGCAGCCCCGGCCGCCAGCGGTGCTTCGCGCTGGTTGGGCCCATTGGCCGGCCTGGCCGCCGGTGGCCTGCTGGCGTCCATGTTCATGGGCGACGGTTTCGAAGGCTTCCAGATCATGGACTTCCTGATCGTGGCGCTCATTGCCTTCCTGGTGTTCCGCTTCATCGCCGCGCGCCGCCGCCAGCAGCAGCCGCAAATGGCCATGCCAGGCCATGCGCCGATGCAGCGTGAGGCTCACGCCCAGCCTGCCCAGCCGTCGATCTTCGGGGGTTCGGCCGCACCTGCCGCCGCAGCCGCTCCGGTAATCAACGCCCCGGCTTGGTTCAACGAGCAGAACTTCCTGGCTGCCGCCCGTAACCATTTCCAGTCGCTGCAGCAGCACTGGGATGCCAACGAAATGGACAAGATCGCCGAGTTCGTTACTCCGCAAATGCTGGAGTTCCTCAAGCGCGAGCGTGCTGAGCTGGGTGATGGCTTCCAGGCTACCTACATCGATAACCTGGAAGTGCAGCTGGACGGTCTCGACGACCGCGCCGACCGCACCGACGCCACCCTGACCTTCCGTGGCGTGTCGAAGAACTCGCGCTTCGACCAGGGCGAAGTGTTCAGCGAAAGCTGGCACATGGTTCGCGCCCAGGGCGAGAACCAACCTTGGCTGGTTGCCGGTATCCGTCAAAACGGCTAACCGCTACGTGCTGCATGAAAAACCCGGGCCTGTCCCGGGGTTTTTGCTTTTGCCAGACTGGCCTACTAGGGTATAACGCGCAGCGTTGTCATCTAGGTCAGAGGAAGTGAACCGTGGAAGAAGTGATCGAACAACTCCGTGAAGCCAATGAACCCGTACCGGTGCCCTTGGAGCTTCCCGACGAGGACCAACTGGTGGAGATCGAAGAGCAGCTGTTCATCAATATTCCATTCGTGTTCAAAGAGTTTCTGCTGACCGTAAGTGATGTTGTTTACGGCTCTCTTGAGCCTGTCACTTGTACCGACCCGCAGTCGCACACGTACCTGCCAGAAGTTGCCGCCACAGCTTGGGATGCCGGCGTGCCGCGTGAGCTGATCCCACTGTGCCAGGACGGCGAAAACTACTACTGCGTAGAAGAAGATGGCACCGTGGTGCTGTGGGATGCCGATGAGGAACTGGTCGGCGAAGACAGCTGGGAATCGGTGTGGCACTGGGCGCGGGATGTTTGGCTGGAAAGCTGAAATATCCACAGGAATATTTATGGCTTAGTGCCATCAATGTAGTTAAAATCGCCAGGCTTTCTGCGCCTGGCGACATCGCTACCGCTCCATCCCCTCGGACGACGGTGAAATCTTGCGCAGGGAGCATTGCCCCTTAGTGCGAGTTCTCGCGACTATTCTCTAGCGTCTCCAACAAGGCGATCTGCATGCGCGTGTGCACGCGGATGAACCAGCGCCACAACAACGCCACCACCACGGCAGCGACTACAGCAATCACCAGCAACAACTCGCTGGTCGGCAGAATGCTCGCCGACAATGCCGACAGCAGCAGGAAGATCACCAGCAGCGACAACAGCGGGATAACTTCAGCAATCACACGGCGCACACGCTGGGTATGCCGCCCTGCCATTTCAGGCTTCACGCCCATCTCTGCCAGCAACATCGAAAGTGCCTTGAGCTTGCGGTAGGCGGCGATAAGGAATGGCAGCGACAGCAACAAGGCCGCCCCCCAGATCACAGCCTTCTGCTGGCTCGCATCGCTCACCCACTCACTGAGCCAGTTGCCGATTCGCCCTGCGAAGTAGCCACCACTGAAGAAAATGGCGATTACCAGCGCCAGGTTTACCCCCACCTGCAACAGGATGCGCCGAATCATCGCCGCCAGCATGGCGCTCTCGCCCTGCGGCTGGATGTTGCGCAACCACTCGCCGTACAACGACAGCACCCGCGCCAGGCGGCCCGGCACTATATTGCCCAGCTTTTGCGACAACGGGTCGGCCGCGCGGATCAGGTACGGCGTCAGCAACGTGGTGATTGCCGATACCGCGACAGCCACCGGGTAAAGGAAATCGCTGGTTACCTGCAGGGTCATGCCCAGCGCGGCGATGATGAAAGAGAATTCGCCAATTTGCGATAGCCCCATGCCCACGCGCAGCGACGTGCGCCCATCATTGCCGGCGATGAACGCCCCCATGCCACAAGACAGCATCTTGCCCAGCACCACCGCCAAGGTGATGACCACGATCGGCCAGGCGTAGTCTATGAGCACCTGGGGGTCGATCATCAGGCCGATGGCGACGAAGAATATGGCGCTGAAGAGGTCGCGTACCGGTTCGATCAGGCTTTCTATTTTCAGCAACTGGCGCGATTCAGCCATGATCGCACCAATCAGGAAGGCGCCAAGCACCATGCTGTACTCCAGCTTCACCACCAGCAGGCAGAAGCCGAAACACAGGCCCAGTACGGTGATCAGCAACATCTCGTTGCTTTCGAACTTGGCCACATAGGCCAGCAGCCGCGGCACCAACAAGATGCCGATGACCAGGGCGACGATCATGAACAGTGACAGCTTGCCGACAGTGGAGAACACCTCACCCGAGCTGACCGTGCCACTGACCGCGATGCCCGACAGCAGGGCAATGATGCCGATGCCAAGGATGTCCTCGACAATCAGCACGCCGAAGATCAGCTGGGCAAAGCGCTCGTTCTTCATCTTCAGGTCGTTGAGCGCCTTGACGATGATGGTGGTCGAGGATATGGCCAGGATGGCGCCGAGGAACAGCGAGTCCATGGTATTCCAGCCGAACCAGCGACCGATCTCGAAGCCGATCCAGATCATCAGCACGATTTCCAGGAACGCTGCGATGAACGCTGTGGCACCCACCTTGAACAGCTTGCGCAGGCTGAACTCGAGCCCCAGGCAGAACATCAGGAAGATCACCCCCAGTTCAGCGAGGGTCTTGATGGTGTCTTCATCATGGATAAGGCCAAACGGCGGGGTGTGCGGGCCAATGATGAAGCCCGCGACAATGTACCCAAGCACCACCGGCTGCTTGAGGCGATGGAAGAGAATGGTGACCACGCCAGCGACCAGCATGATGACCGCCAGGTCCTGGATGAAGCTGATGGCATGCATGGCGTGATACTCCTTTT
Protein-coding regions in this window:
- a CDS encoding SMI1/KNR4 family protein produces the protein MEEVIEQLREANEPVPVPLELPDEDQLVEIEEQLFINIPFVFKEFLLTVSDVVYGSLEPVTCTDPQSHTYLPEVAATAWDAGVPRELIPLCQDGENYYCVEEDGTVVLWDADEELVGEDSWESVWHWARDVWLES
- a CDS encoding Tim44 domain-containing protein; the protein is MQRFLSIALALCVGLTLSLDANAKRFGGGKSSGSAPIHQTRQATPTTPAAAPTAPGRAAPAASGASRWLGPLAGLAAGGLLASMFMGDGFEGFQIMDFLIVALIAFLVFRFIAARRRQQQPQMAMPGHAPMQREAHAQPAQPSIFGGSAAPAAAAAPVINAPAWFNEQNFLAAARNHFQSLQQHWDANEMDKIAEFVTPQMLEFLKRERAELGDGFQATYIDNLEVQLDGLDDRADRTDATLTFRGVSKNSRFDQGEVFSESWHMVRAQGENQPWLVAGIRQNG
- a CDS encoding cation:proton antiporter, yielding MHAISFIQDLAVIMLVAGVVTILFHRLKQPVVLGYIVAGFIIGPHTPPFGLIHDEDTIKTLAELGVIFLMFCLGLEFSLRKLFKVGATAFIAAFLEIVLMIWIGFEIGRWFGWNTMDSLFLGAILAISSTTIIVKALNDLKMKNERFAQLIFGVLIVEDILGIGIIALLSGIAVSGTVSSGEVFSTVGKLSLFMIVALVIGILLVPRLLAYVAKFESNEMLLITVLGLCFGFCLLVVKLEYSMVLGAFLIGAIMAESRQLLKIESLIEPVRDLFSAIFFVAIGLMIDPQVLIDYAWPIVVITLAVVLGKMLSCGMGAFIAGNDGRTSLRVGMGLSQIGEFSFIIAALGMTLQVTSDFLYPVAVAVSAITTLLTPYLIRAADPLSQKLGNIVPGRLARVLSLYGEWLRNIQPQGESAMLAAMIRRILLQVGVNLALVIAIFFSGGYFAGRIGNWLSEWVSDASQQKAVIWGAALLLSLPFLIAAYRKLKALSMLLAEMGVKPEMAGRHTQRVRRVIAEVIPLLSLLVIFLLLSALSASILPTSELLLVIAVVAAVVVALLWRWFIRVHTRMQIALLETLENSRENSH